The Dromaius novaehollandiae isolate bDroNov1 chromosome 4, bDroNov1.hap1, whole genome shotgun sequence genome contains the following window.
GCACCACCAGCCGCTGCGGGGCTCCCTTTCGGCAGCTCAGGAAGCGCCCGCGCAACGGCGAGGCCGCCTCGCCTCTCGTAACGGCGTGCAAAAACGCAGAGAAGCGGCAGCAACTACAACATCTCTTCTCCTGCAGCCCAGTCGCTACTCCCAGAGCCCCGCCAACGTCGTTACGCCTTCGCGCCACGAACCAGCAGCCCAGGGTGGAGGCGGCTCAGCCTGTCGCTGGGAGCGCTTGCACACGCTGCCCCCAACCCACCTCGCACGGCAGCCGCGCTTTGGGCCTCGCCCGCGCCTCAGCCGCGTCCCGCCGCCTCAGAGACCCCCCAGCAGGCGCCGGGCGGGCAGCAAGCCCAGGGCGGACGCCCCAGGGCCCCATGGCGCGGCCGGGCCTCTCGCCGCTCCGAGGCCGCGCGCACGGCGGCGGTAGCGCTGCCACACGCATCCCACAACCGCACTCGCCTCTCAGCGGCGGGAAAAAGAGCTTGGGGTGCTCGGCCCGCTATATATAGGGAGGGAGAGCGGCGCTCCCATTGGCCCCGAGGCACGCCGCTCCCCATTGGCGCcttcctcctccgccgccgctgATTGGCGTGGTTCTCCTCTCCTTTCCGCCACTCCTCTCCACTTCCCGTGCAGGCTGCGTCAGCTGGGGCGGGGCCGCAGCACGGCTAAGGAAATACCTGCTCCGCCCTTCCAGCCGCTACGCCCAATGAGAAAGCGGGAAGGGGTAGCGGAAGCGAGTCGCCAGCCAATGGAAAGGGGCAGGCTGGGAGAGCGCGGGCAGCCAATGACGGGGCGCGTGGCGCGGCGGGTGTGGGTCGGCGGCGCGCGCCGGGCGGCCGTTagaggcggggggagaggagaggagaggagaggggagggccGCCATGACGCGGAGCTGCTCGGCGCTGGGCTGCACCGCCCGGGACAACGGGCGCAGCCGGGAGCGCGGCATCTCCTTCCACCAGTgagtgccgccgccgcgggcgggcgggcgggcggggggggggccgggcccggcggccggGAGCGCCCCCATGTTTGCCTCTCTCCGTGTGCCGCAGGTTCCCGGTGgacgccgcgcagcgccgcgagTGGATCCGCGCCGTGAACCGCGTGGACCCGCGGAGCCGCCAGGCCTGGAGCCCCGGGCCCGGGGCCATCCTCTGCTCGCGGCACTTCGCCGAGGCCGACTTCGAGCGCTACGGGCTGCGGCGGAAGCTGCGCCGGGGGGCCGTGCCCTCGCGCTTCCCCCGCCCGGTGCGTGCCCGCAACGGCCGGTAACGGCAGCCGCCGCTTGGGcggtggtggggggggagggggctgcttACTCGCCTACGGGCAAAACGGTCTAGCGCGCCTTCCCGAGGGACCGCCGACCCTGCCCCGTTCGGCCCCCTCGGCGCTGAAGCCCTGCCAGGGTTTTGAGCGCTGCGGTCACCTTCCGCCTCCTTTGCACTTTAGGACCTGCACTGTAGGAACAGGCCGTCCCCAAGAGCACTGAAGCAGCCTCTCCTAGACCATTCTGACGACGAGGTCATCGCCGAGGATCACAACTACAGCTTAAAGGATGCCGTCGCAGCTGCCGGACAGCAGACAGAAATGAAGGCGGTACAGCCACTgcctgagaagcagcagcttacTGCAGCAAGGAGGTGCCCCACATCCCGGCCAAGAAAAATTTTCAGCATCATCAGGGAGCTGGCGGAGAAGAAACAATTGTCTGAGGAAACTGTGAGTTTGCTGCAGGCCCAATTTTCAGGTACTGCTCGGGGCATTTGACTAAACAAGAGTGTTTTGGGGTAGATACTACCTCATTCCAGTTTTATGTACTTATGTGGCTGTATATAACATGGGTAAGCCCCGACTGTTAGATTTCTAGGGTCAATACTCTAAGCTTTAACTACAAAGCAAAGGTTTTGCAGGTTTTTAGTTCCAGAACACAACATCCAACCCTGCAAAGGATGAAGTATCCTCAGACCTCTCTGCGAATTTCATACAGTGCTCAGGTCAGCCCTGTAACAAGGACAGTTTAATCAAATCACACCAACATCTAGCTGACAGACAAATCAAGGACAGGGTATGTTTAATTAGGAAAGCCTTATCTTTTGTGCTGTCAGAGTAAGTGAGCTCTGTTTATGTTTGTGGTGTAACATGGAAAAGCCGGTTAAACTGTAGAGTAGTTTCATGGTTTCTCTCTTGTGCTGTAAATTTTAAGCAGCACCCCCAAGTAAGATGCAATATCTACTCAAACATTTGAAATGATGTTAGAtaggaaaaagagggaaagagccGTTATGTGCAAAGAGATGGCATAAGCAGCAGAGTTGTGGTAGGACTCTCTGGCCACCGCCTATCCTGAGGAAAAGGAGAGGTACTGTGACAGCACTTCCGAACTTGATAGTATTGCATCAAACTTCCTTCATAACTCTGTTATTCCAGAGGCAGTAGCGTGGCCTTGTATTCCTTGTGCtacaatatttttgtattatctATCCTTTTGTTAAGTTAGCAGCTGTTTACTTGCTCCACTAAAGCTGACTTTGTACTTTTTTTAAGCAGATTTGCCCTGTGAGTCACATAGCTGGAGGCAGATGACAGAATACTCCCTGGAGATGAAACAATTTGCTTGTGTTCTCCACCTCTACCATAATAAGGCCTATGACTATCTGCGGAAGATTTTTCCCCTGCCTCATCCTTCCAGCCTGACAAAGCAAGTTCatattctttcattttgaatAGGTTTCTATGTACTTATTTAGAAATTGGTGGAACGGAGATCTATCATGAAAATACATTCAATTGTAGTAGTTTTTCCATGCTTCATTTTGGTAACACCAACAAACGCCAAGCAGAGTAGGAAACAAATGTTAGCAAAATATTAACAGCAGGTATCTCAGAGAGGGGTATGAGTTTAGGCATGCACTTTACGCTCTCAGAGTTAACACAGACATTATACTAACAATTTTAGAGGAAGTATGGAGCTTCCTAAATACTCCcaaacaaatatttgagtgagAAAAGCTAGATACTGTGGCCTTAGATACCATAGTATCTATAATATTTTCAGAGGTcactggaatgaagaaggaataCTAAAAAGATGAGGTGTTTCACCACTTTTTGCCATGTACTGCAAGGAGTACTCCACAAATGCTGCTCCTGGTCCTGTGTTTGGAGTAGAATACTCCCATAAACTTCTGAGAGGGGAGGAACGGGCCAAATactggaaaaagagcaaaaactaGTAAGGTCATTTTTATAGAAGAAGCAGGCGGTGTTAAAGGAGCAGTTCATTTCACCTGCAGCACTCCACTTATCAGTCAGAACATACTGGAGAGAGATAGAGAGATGGGGCAAGCGTCAGCACGGGGAAGTCAAAAGCAATAGGACCGTACAGAGTGGAAACTTTGGGACCATTAgtcagaaaaaggaagagattaggaaccttcatttttctctgaatcTTTACTCCTAATTGcatccttcctccttttccagctgGCTGTCTAATAACGATGCTGCTCCTGGCTTCAGCAGCGACATTTTTATTCGCCTTCAGGAAAGGGTGGAGAAGGGCGACCAGGGCTACCGTTACTGTGCCTTGATGGTACAAGACATGGCCCTCCAGAAGCAGCAGGAATGGGACCCCCAGACCAAACGTCTCACGGGCTTTGTTGACGTGGGGGCAGGCGTCCTGGATGCCGATGAAGCCCCGCTGGCCTCAGAAGTGGTAATCCTCATGGCAGTTGGCATCACGAGTCCCTGGAGGGCTCCTCTTGGCTACTTCTTTGTGAACAGCTCGAGCGGCCACCTACTTGCTCAGCTACTTCGTCAGACCGTCAATAAGCTGAACAACATCGGCGTCGCGGTGCTGTCTGTGACATCGGGTGCTACCGCGCGCGGTGCTGAGATAGCCAGAGCTCTGGGGATCCGCATTGACCCCGATAAGATCCAGTGCACTTTTCAGCACCCGCCCGGCTCGGCTCACTGCATCGCGTACTTCTTTGACGCTTGCCACGCGCTGCAGCTGATAAGGAACGCGCTGCAGTGCTTCCAGAAGATACAGTGGCTCAGTGAAGCAGCACAGTGGCAACACGTGGTGGAGCTTGCGGCTTTGCAAGAGAAAAGGGTGTTAGAGCTGTGCAGTCCCAGGTCAGGCTGTCCTGGCAGTGAGGAGCGCCGCTATTTGAAAGTCAACCTTGCCACCCAGCTGTTCAGTGAGGGTGCTGCTGATGCACTGGAGCACCTCCAGAAGCTGGGCCTGGCCTCATTCCAGAACTGTGGCGGTACCATCAAGTTTGTGCGTTTGATGAGCCGTCTGTGCGATGTATTCCATGGCAAAAGTCCCTATGGAAGGGGACTGAAGGGGCCTTTGCTAGCTGGAAATTACAGCAAAATAAGCCACCTCTTCAACGAGGCCAAGAGCTGCTTTGTCACCTTAACGGACTCTCTTGGGAGATGCATTATAAAAAGCAAACGCAAACTGGGCTTTCTGAGTTTCTTGCTCAACGCCGAGAGCCTCGAGTGGCTTTACACCAATTACGTGCTTCCGGAAGGCGTGCCTTTGCACCGCCTCCTCACGTACACCTTCAGCCTTGACCAGCTGGAGCTGTTTCTTCGGTGTCTCAGGCAGGCTTGCGTTGGCTGGGGCAATCCCACTTGCGCAGCGTTCCAGGCAGCTTACTACAAACTGCTGGCCAGCTGCAGCTTGGCACCAGGATTACAACACAGCAGCGGCTTTGGCCATGTGAGCACCTTGGATGTATCCATCTTCCGCAGGACGGATCTGACCCTTGGCAACATTCGTTCTCAGTACGATCCAGCTCGTAGCAGGACTCTGACGATGGAGTACCCCTTCAGCGCAGGCCTTTCTTTGCGTGACTCTGCGCTGAGCGATGCACTGACGGACCTGTCGCTACA
Protein-coding sequences here:
- the THAP9 gene encoding DNA transposase THAP9 isoform X3, which translates into the protein MTRSCSALGCTARDNGRSRERGISFHQFPVDAAQRREWIRAVNRVDPRSRQAWSPGPGAILCSRHFAEADFERYGLRRKLRRGAVPSRFPRPDLHCRNRPSPRALKQPLLDHSDDEVIAEDHNYSLKDAVAAAGQQTEMKAVQPLPEKQQLTAARRCPTSRPRKIFSIIRELAEKKQLSEETVSLLQAQFSADLPCESHSWRQMTEYSLEMKQFACVLHLYHNKAYDYLRKIFPLPHPSSLTNWLSNNDAAPGFSSDIFIRLQERVEKGDQGYRYCALMVQDMALQKQQEWDPQTKRLTGFVDVGAGVLDADEAPLASEVVILMAVGITSPWRAPLGYFFVNSSSGHLLAQLLRQTVNKLNNIGVAVLSVTSGATARGAEIARALGIRIDPDKIQCTFQHPPGSAHCIAYFFDACHALQLIRNALQCFQKIQWLSEAAQWQHVVELAALQEKRVLELCSPRSGCPGSEERRYLKVNLATQLFSEGAADALEHLQKLGLASFQNCGGTIKFVRLMSRLCDVFHGKSPYGRGLKGPLLAGNYSKISHLFNEAKSCFVTLTDSLGRCIIKSKRKLGFLSFLLNAESLEWLYTNYVLPEGVPLHRLLTYTFSLDQLELFLRCLRQACVGWGNPTCAAFQAAYYKLLASCSLAPGLQHSSGFGHVSTLDVSIFRRTDLTLGNIRSQYDPARSRTLTMEYPFSAGLSLRDSALSDALTDLSLHVQSITCATGFVAEQLASDLQCEACVASLFESDESIPKCGSVLYIKKLGGVSLPSASVHHVTSISEQVLRTYTKVRDCGKSSKLWDLFLEQKICCELLGQSPLFPTLTDHLFDGESCINNHYTILLKEIMRCYIRLRTNHAKNLNLKYHCGRHRWKRLKGKHSFASPLHNWQSSPTCVGP
- the THAP9 gene encoding DNA transposase THAP9 isoform X5 produces the protein MTRSCSALGCTARDNGRSRERGISFHQFPVDAAQRREWIRAVNRVDPRSRQAWSPGPGAILCSRHFAEADFERYGLRRKLRRGAVPSRFPRPDLHCRNRPSPRALKQPLLDHSDDEVIAEDHNYSLKDAVAAAGQQTEMKAVQPLPEKQQLTAARRCPTSRPRKIFSIIRELAEKKQLSEETVSLLQAQFSDLPCESHSWRQMTEYSLEMKQFACVLHLYHNKAYDYLRKIFPLPHPSSLTNWLSNNDAAPGFSSDIFIRLQERVEKGDQGYRYCALMVQDMALQKQQEWDPQTKRLTGFVDVGAGVLDADEAPLASEVVILMAVGITSPWRAPLGYFFVNSSSGHLLAQLLRQTVNKLNNIGVAVLSVTSGATARGAEIARALGIRIDPDKIQCTFQHPPGSAHCIAYFFDACHALQLIRNALQCFQKIQWLSEAAQWQHVVELAALQEKRVLELCSPRSGCPGSEERRYLKVNLATQLFSEGAADALEHLQKLGLASFQNCGGTIKFVRLMSRLCDVFHGKSPYGRGLKGPLLAGNYSKISHLFNEAKSCFVTLTDSLGRCIIKSKRKLGFLSFLLNAESLEWLYTNYVLPEGVPLHRLLTYTFSLDQLELFLRCLRQACVGWGNPTCAAFQAAYYKLLASCSLAPGLQHSSGFGHVSTLDVSIFRRTDLTLGNIRSQYDPARSRTLTMEYPFSAGLSLRDSALSDALTDLSLHVQSITCATGFVAEQLASDLQCEACVASLFESDESIPKCGSVLYIKKLGGVSLPSASVHHVTSISEQVLRTYTKVRDCGKSSKLWDLFLEQKICCELLGQSPLFPTLTDHLFDGESCINNHYTILLKEIMRCYIRLRTNHAKNLNLKYHCGRHRWKRLKGKHSFASPLHNWQSSPTCVGP
- the THAP9 gene encoding DNA transposase THAP9 isoform X2, which encodes MRKREGVAEASRQPMERGRLGERGQPMTGRVARRVWVGGARRAAVRGGGRGEERRGEGRHDAELLGAGLHRPGQRAQPGARHLLPPVPGGRRAAPRVDPRREPRGPAEPPGLEPRARGHPLLAALRRGRLRALRAAAEAAPGGRALALPPPGACPQRPDLHCRNRPSPRALKQPLLDHSDDEVIAEDHNYSLKDAVAAAGQQTEMKAVQPLPEKQQLTAARRCPTSRPRKIFSIIRELAEKKQLSEETVSLLQAQFSDLPCESHSWRQMTEYSLEMKQFACVLHLYHNKAYDYLRKIFPLPHPSSLTNWLSNNDAAPGFSSDIFIRLQERVEKGDQGYRYCALMVQDMALQKQQEWDPQTKRLTGFVDVGAGVLDADEAPLASEVVILMAVGITSPWRAPLGYFFVNSSSGHLLAQLLRQTVNKLNNIGVAVLSVTSGATARGAEIARALGIRIDPDKIQCTFQHPPGSAHCIAYFFDACHALQLIRNALQCFQKIQWLSEAAQWQHVVELAALQEKRVLELCSPRSGCPGSEERRYLKVNLATQLFSEGAADALEHLQKLGLASFQNCGGTIKFVRLMSRLCDVFHGKSPYGRGLKGPLLAGNYSKISHLFNEAKSCFVTLTDSLGRCIIKSKRKLGFLSFLLNAESLEWLYTNYVLPEGVPLHRLLTYTFSLDQLELFLRCLRQACVGWGNPTCAAFQAAYYKLLASCSLAPGLQHSSGFGHVSTLDVSIFRRTDLTLGNIRSQYDPARSRTLTMEYPFSAGLSLRDSALSDALTDLSLHVQSITCATGFVAEQLASDLQCEACVASLFESDESIPKCGSVLYIKKLGGVSLPSASVHHVTSISEQVLRTYTKVRDCGKSSKLWDLFLEQKICCELLGQSPLFPTLTDHLFDGESCINNHYTILLKEIMRCYIRLRTNHAKNLNLKYHCGRHRWKRLKGKHSFASPLHNWQSSPTCVGP
- the THAP9 gene encoding DNA transposase THAP9 isoform X1, translated to MRKREGVAEASRQPMERGRLGERGQPMTGRVARRVWVGGARRAAVRGGGRGEERRGEGRHDAELLGAGLHRPGQRAQPGARHLLPPVPGGRRAAPRVDPRREPRGPAEPPGLEPRARGHPLLAALRRGRLRALRAAAEAAPGGRALALPPPGACPQRPDLHCRNRPSPRALKQPLLDHSDDEVIAEDHNYSLKDAVAAAGQQTEMKAVQPLPEKQQLTAARRCPTSRPRKIFSIIRELAEKKQLSEETVSLLQAQFSADLPCESHSWRQMTEYSLEMKQFACVLHLYHNKAYDYLRKIFPLPHPSSLTNWLSNNDAAPGFSSDIFIRLQERVEKGDQGYRYCALMVQDMALQKQQEWDPQTKRLTGFVDVGAGVLDADEAPLASEVVILMAVGITSPWRAPLGYFFVNSSSGHLLAQLLRQTVNKLNNIGVAVLSVTSGATARGAEIARALGIRIDPDKIQCTFQHPPGSAHCIAYFFDACHALQLIRNALQCFQKIQWLSEAAQWQHVVELAALQEKRVLELCSPRSGCPGSEERRYLKVNLATQLFSEGAADALEHLQKLGLASFQNCGGTIKFVRLMSRLCDVFHGKSPYGRGLKGPLLAGNYSKISHLFNEAKSCFVTLTDSLGRCIIKSKRKLGFLSFLLNAESLEWLYTNYVLPEGVPLHRLLTYTFSLDQLELFLRCLRQACVGWGNPTCAAFQAAYYKLLASCSLAPGLQHSSGFGHVSTLDVSIFRRTDLTLGNIRSQYDPARSRTLTMEYPFSAGLSLRDSALSDALTDLSLHVQSITCATGFVAEQLASDLQCEACVASLFESDESIPKCGSVLYIKKLGGVSLPSASVHHVTSISEQVLRTYTKVRDCGKSSKLWDLFLEQKICCELLGQSPLFPTLTDHLFDGESCINNHYTILLKEIMRCYIRLRTNHAKNLNLKYHCGRHRWKRLKGKHSFASPLHNWQSSPTCVGP
- the THAP9 gene encoding DNA transposase THAP9 isoform X4 → MRKREGVAEASRQPMERGRLGERGQPMTGRVARRVWVGGARRAAVRGGGRGEERRGEGRHDAELLGAGLHRPGQRAQPGARHLLPPDLHCRNRPSPRALKQPLLDHSDDEVIAEDHNYSLKDAVAAAGQQTEMKAVQPLPEKQQLTAARRCPTSRPRKIFSIIRELAEKKQLSEETVSLLQAQFSADLPCESHSWRQMTEYSLEMKQFACVLHLYHNKAYDYLRKIFPLPHPSSLTNWLSNNDAAPGFSSDIFIRLQERVEKGDQGYRYCALMVQDMALQKQQEWDPQTKRLTGFVDVGAGVLDADEAPLASEVVILMAVGITSPWRAPLGYFFVNSSSGHLLAQLLRQTVNKLNNIGVAVLSVTSGATARGAEIARALGIRIDPDKIQCTFQHPPGSAHCIAYFFDACHALQLIRNALQCFQKIQWLSEAAQWQHVVELAALQEKRVLELCSPRSGCPGSEERRYLKVNLATQLFSEGAADALEHLQKLGLASFQNCGGTIKFVRLMSRLCDVFHGKSPYGRGLKGPLLAGNYSKISHLFNEAKSCFVTLTDSLGRCIIKSKRKLGFLSFLLNAESLEWLYTNYVLPEGVPLHRLLTYTFSLDQLELFLRCLRQACVGWGNPTCAAFQAAYYKLLASCSLAPGLQHSSGFGHVSTLDVSIFRRTDLTLGNIRSQYDPARSRTLTMEYPFSAGLSLRDSALSDALTDLSLHVQSITCATGFVAEQLASDLQCEACVASLFESDESIPKCGSVLYIKKLGGVSLPSASVHHVTSISEQVLRTYTKVRDCGKSSKLWDLFLEQKICCELLGQSPLFPTLTDHLFDGESCINNHYTILLKEIMRCYIRLRTNHAKNLNLKYHCGRHRWKRLKGKHSFASPLHNWQSSPTCVGP